Genomic DNA from Epinephelus fuscoguttatus linkage group LG14, E.fuscoguttatus.final_Chr_v1:
ATCTCCAGCTGTCAGGAACCTACAGCTCGGCCGCTCCAGCTGAAAGCCTCTGCCAGCGACCCGCAGCCCTTGCCTGCAGGTCTGGCAGATCCGCTCAGCTTCTCCATCTCCAGCCTCCGTCAGGAACCTACAGCTCGGCCGCTCCAGCTGAAAGCCTCTGCCAGCGACCCGCAGCCCTTGCCTGCAGGTCTGGCAGATCCGCTCAGCTTCTCCATCATcagcctcctgcagctgccacctcCCCCTGCAGACACCTGCAGCCAAACATTCAACTGGAGCCTCTGACAGCAGCCTGCTACCGCCTCCACCTGTCACTTGTGGAGTGAAAACAGGGattctttttctgtcttataGTACATCTCAGAATAATGTCTAATGTGGAaactctctttgtttttttttctcaggccCTGTTGGACTTGACAGACTTCCAGGTCAACCAGGAGCTGTTAACGACTCTGGCAGACGCAGCTCGGCCGCTCCAGCTGaaagcctctgccagcaaccCGCAGCCCTTGCCTGCAGGTCTGGCAGATCCGCTCAGCTTCTCCATCTCCAGCCTCCGTCAGGAACCTACAGCTCGGCCGCTCCAGCTGAAAGCCTCTGCCAGCGACCCGCAGCCCTTGCCTGCAGGTCTGGCAGATCCGCTCAGCTTCTCCATCATCAGCTTCCGTCGGGAACCTGCAGCTGCCACCTCCCCCTGCAGACACCTGCAGCCAAACATTCAACTGGAGCCTctgacagcagcctgcagcTACCGCCTCCACCTGTCACTTGTGGAGTGAAAATAGGAATTCTATTTTTCTGTCTTATAGTACATCTCAGAATAATGTCTAATGTGGAaactctctttgtttttttttctcaggccCTGTTGGACTTGACAGACTTCCAGGTCAACCAGGAGCTGTTAACGACTCTGGCAGACGCAGCTCGGCCGCTCCAGCTGAAAGCCTGtgccagcaacctgcagccCTTGCCTGCAGGTCTGGCAGATCCGCTCAGCTTCTCCATCTCCAGCCTCCGTCAGGAACCTACAGCTCGGCCGCTCCAGCTGAAAGCCTCTGCCAGCGACCCGCAGCCCTTGCCTGCAGGTCTGGCAGATCCGCTCAGCTTCTCCATCATCAGCCTCCGTTAGGAACCTGCAGCTGCCACCTCCCCCTGCAGACACCTGCAGCCAAACATTCAACTGGAGCCTctgacagcagcctgcagcTACCGCCTCCACCTGTCACTTGTGGAGTGAAAATAGGAATTCTATTTTTCTGTCTTATAGTACATCTCAGAATAATGTCTAATGTGGAaactctctttgtttttttttctcaggccCTGTTGGACTTGACAGACTTCCAGGTCAACCAGCAGCTGTTAACGACTCTGGCAGACGCAGCTCGGCCGCTCCAGCTGTATGGCCCGGCCAGCAACCCGCAGCCCTTGCCTGCAGGTCTGGCAGATCCGCTCAGCTTCTCCATCTCCAGCCTCCGTCAGGAACCTACAGCTCGGCCGCTCCAGCTGAAAGCCTCTGCCAGCGACCCGCAGCCCTTGCCTGCAGGTCTGGCAGATCCGCTCAGCTTCTCCATCATCAGCCTCCGTTAGGAACCTGCAGCTGCCACCTCCCCCTGCAGACACCTGCAGCCAAACATTCAACTGGAGCCTCTGACAGCAGCCCAAAGCTACCGCCTCCACCTGTCACTTGTGGAGTGAAAACAGGGATTCTATTTTTCTGTCTTATAGTACGTCTCAGAATAATGTCTACTGTGGAaactctctttgtttttttttctcaggccCTGTTGGACTTGACAGACTTCCAGGTCAACCAGCAGCTGTTAACGACTCTGGCAGACGCAGCTCGGCCGCTCCAGCTGaaagcctctgccagcaaccCGCAGCCCTTGCCTGCAGGTCTGGCAGATCCGCTCAGCTTCTCCATCTCCAGCCTCCGTCAGGAACCTGCAGCTCGGCCGCTCCAGCTGAAAGCCTCTGCCAGCGACCCGCAGCCCTTGCCTGCAGGTCTGGCAGATCCGCTCAGCTTCTCCATCATCAGCCTCCGTTAGGAACCTGCAGCTGCCACCTCCCCCTGCAGACACCTGCAGCCAAACATTCAACTGGAGCCTCTGACAGCAGCCCAAAGCTACCGCCTCCACCTGTCACTTGTGGAGTGAAAACAGGGATTCTATTTTTCTGTCTTATAGTACATCTCAGAATAATGTCTAATGTGGAaactctctttgtttttttttcctcaggccCTGTTGGACTTGACAGACTTCCAGGTCAACCAGGAGCTGTTAACGACTCTAGCAGACGCAGCTCGGCCGCTCCAGCTGaaagcctctgccagcaaccCGCAGCCCTTGCCTGCAGGTCTGGCAGATCCGCTCAGCTTCTCCATCTCCAGCCTCCGTCAGGAACCTGCAGCTCGGCCGCTCCAGCTGAAAGCCTCTGCCAGTGACCCGCAGCCCTTGCCTGCAGGTCTGGCAGATCCGCTCAGCTTCTCCATCATTAGCCTCCGTCAGGAACCTGCAGCTGCCACCTCCCCCTGCAGACACCTGCAGCCAAACATTCAACTGGAGCCTctgacagcagcctgcagcTACCGCCCCCCCCTTGTCACTTGTGGAGTGAAAACAGGGATTCTATTTTTCTGTCTTATAGTACATCTCAGAATAATGTCTAATGTGGAAACTctctttggttttttttctcaggCCCTGTTGGACTTGACAGACTTCCAGGTCAACCAGGAGCTGTTAACGACTCTGGCAGACGCAGCTCGGCCACTCCAGCTGaaagcctctgccagcaacctgcagccCTTGCCTGCAGGTCTGGCAGATCCGCTCAGCTTCTCCATCTCCAGCCTCCGTCAGGAACCTGCAGCTCGGCCGCTCCAGCTGAAAGCCTCTGCCAGCGACCCGCAGCCCTTGCCTGCAGGTCTGGCAGATCCGCTCAGCTTCTCCATCTCCAGCCTCCGTCAGGAACCTACAGCTCGGCCGCTCCAGCTGaaagcctctgccagcaaccCGCAGCCCTTGCCTGCAGGTCTGGCAGATCCGCTCAGCTTCTCCATCATCAGCCTCCATCAGGAACCTGCAGCTCGGCCACCTCCCCCTGCAGACTCTGGCAGACACCTGCAGCCAAACATTCAACTGGAGCCTctgacagcagcctgcagcTACTGCCTCCACCTGTCACTTGTGGGGTGAAAATAGGGatcctgtttttctgtctttcagtcCATCTCAGAATAATGTCTAATGTGgaaactgtctttgtttttttctcaggcCCTGTTGGACTTGACAGACTTCCAGGTCAACCAGAAGCTGTTCACGACTCTGGCCAGGAGGACTGCAGCCCGTAGACAGTGCCCACACTGCAGGGACGACCAGGTCAGACATTTCACTTTCATATTTTGGATGAAAAAAATTTTTATGTCACAAAGTGTTTTAGATGTAATTAGACAGGTTATAGAGAATTTAAAACACACGTTAGATTACATTGTGAATACTGAACATTGCCAGACACAGTACTGTACAGTTGTCTTGCTTACTGGGCTCATTTACATCACAGTAACTTTCCTGTTCAGTTCCCATCAAAGTTGACAAAGTAGTCCTCTGTACTGCATCTGATGTCTTTGTCTCTTGTGAGATTATAACAGCATGTTGTTAAATAAGAACCTGACTGGAGCCTGACATCCTCTCATGTGTTGCTGACCTTCCCCAGGTGCCAACTTCAGGGCCAGATCACCAACACTCTGCTGGTCCTGCTGGAAAGCATCCCCAGAAGAGGAAGCGCACCTCCGTGGCTCGTCCTCCTTCCGAACCATTGGAAGCTCCAGAGGTGGTCACATCTGTTGCCACTCCTGAGCCCTCCACCTCAGCTGCTAACACGGCCTCTGTTTTGAATTTGGTCCCTAGGCCTTCTGCGACCATCTCATCATGCTCCAGTGTAGCCCCCAGCTCCCAGCCCGACGATGGCCCCCTGCTGATCCACAACCGCACTGTGGAGGCATACCAGTGCATCTACCATGAAGTTGTGGATGACATGCTGAGGTTTGTTTCAGTCAAAATCATCAATCTGCCAGTGAAGTTTTTTAATGTTGAAGTTTTTTAATCACGTTTCTTTATgatttaatttctgtttcttCTGCTCCTCACAGGGACCTGGATGGCCGGCTGCATCCTTACAGTCTGGCATTGGGGAGGCGCATCAAGCAGAGGCTGTGGGAGCGCCTGGAGCGTCCAACACTCACCGAATCAGTCAGTGAGGACGGACTGGTTCGTGTTGGCGCGTTAGACGGGGTTGAAGACCATCCTCCCCTGTATGACGTCAGGCGGACCAAAGCCCCGCAGACCGCCACAGAAATGAGCTAAGCACTGAATATTACTCATGTCAGCTCAGTTATGTAAATAGTTTGTAGTTTAAGTTTTGTAGTTTAAGGTTAAGTTTTGTAGTTTAAGTTAGGTTAAGTGTTGCAGCCGTGTTCTGCAAGATGACAAACTTCTCTCCACCTCTGTCACACAGCCATTTACTGCCTCCACCCTCTGCCTGCAGGTTTTACCAGCCAATTGCTGCCACATGCTCCACCTACAGACGTTGGACAAACATCTCCACCAGCAGTCTCGGACATTTCCTGCTCTACCTTACATTCATAGCCTCTAACAGCCACGGTCAGATTCAAGTTCTGCCATCCACAGCCTCTGCCAACAACCtgcacctccacctgcagattctggcagACTGCTGTGGCCAAACTGCCTCTAAACTGTTCTGCTCCACCCTATACCAAAAGACCGTTACAGCTACGCTCAAGTTTAAACTGGCCAAACCTCCACctacagcctctgccagcaacctgTCATtgctgcctccacctgcagattctggcagAGAACTGCTGCCAAACCTCCAGCTACCGCCTCTAAAGTGTCCTGCTCCACCCTACACGAAAAGCCTGTCAAAGCCACAATGCTAGTTAAACTGGCCAAACCTCCACctacagcctctgccagcaacaTGCAGTTgccgcctccacctgcagattctggcagAGAGCTGCGGCCAAACCTCCACCTATtacagcctctgccagcaacctgcacctctgcctccacctgcagattctggcagATTGCTGTTGTCAAACTATCTCCAACAGACTAAACCAGAGTCCTTCACTGATGCCTCCACCTACAGATTCTTCCAACAACTGTAGCTCCATCCCCACCCTCCTGCAGCAACCTGCACCTCAGAGTCTAATCCTGTTGCCATGTGAAGACCTCAGTGGAAGAGCAGGGACCAGAGATCCACTTGTAAATACAACCATTCAGATAATATGTAACAATGCTGTGTAATAGTAGCCTGGGTTGATCAACTGAAGCCATCTGTCTGTTTacatattcttcttcttcttcttacagGTATTTCCATACGCTGTGTAAGGTCACAGTGCTTGCTCTTGGTGGAAATTGTGGAAATTAGTTGGTTTTTTGATTAGTGTTCAGAGATAATTTTTGTGATCTGTTGCTATATTATTAAATTGGCTTCAGCTGAATTTGCTTAAAAatgcctctgtctctgtgtcttatGTTAGAAAATTACAAGTTAGAAATGTTgcagtgtgataaaaaaaatagtctGGAGTTTTTCAGCTCCTAATAATCCATCGGCAAAAGTTCATCAGTCCGGTGTAGTcatacaaatgtttaaaaatgtatcaatattactatttattaaaaaaaacaacttctaaAAACCTCCTGCACAAAAGCAGACAACACTTTGTGTCATTTCTTACCAACAAATAGTGACAAAACAAGAAGTTCAGAGATGGTTCAAAGGAATGATTTAGTGAggtgaaataaataatatacaGAATCTACAATATATCATATACTACACTGGGCGCCCTGATTATTGAGCTCCTACACAACATAGCCTTTAACAGAAGTGAGGAATAGTGAACATTAAATGTATAAACTTGTAAAACATGCATATGGACTCTAATATTTTAATTAGTTTTGAGCCATGTTTAAACATGGAAATACATCTCTTTTTCTGACACAGATTAGGAACGTAAGGTTATTATTTGGAGTATCTACACTTTTTCCTCTGCCTGGTGGGCTCAGGGAGTGTGGCCAAAATTCTGAACTGGGTATTAACACCTGTTACCAATCTGGCAAGGAGGAAGTTTTTGTAATTAAACAACTCACTTTTTCATTGCAGTTAATCTGTGTGGATCTGATAATTGGATTTTGCCATAACTGTCAGCCTGTTTGTTCTGGGTCTTTAAATAGCAGGCAAAAAAGGTCTACAGTAGTTCTTCTTTGGTCAAGCAAATCTCATATCAAACCATCGTAAACTGAGATTAAAATCTACACATATGTATAATGTAAAACAAGGCTGAACAGCAAGACTGCATATTTAAATTTAACCTTTACTCACTGAAACCTTAGTGCAGCCTTTAACACAATGACAGCCTTCTGGCTAATATGGACAATGCTCTTTTGGTGATCAGACCACATGTTAAGACAGAACACAAtttaaatttgttaaaaaagactttattttctttttttgtttcataaaaaggcagtaaaaattgttgtgtaaaaaatactgtaaaccctaaaattcaataaaaaggATAAAATTCCACAGAATCAATGATCACTCAGCACatcttaaattttttttttttttttttttttttaaaaaggagcGAGCATCTTCTCAGCAGCGATAGAGAACGCTCCCCCTACATTTAAAACCGGACAAATCCCTTGAGGGAACAAAGAAGCAATGAGTCTCAGAGACACTGCAAGGCCTCTGCTCTTTCCAGGGACTTTCAATGGAcctgttaaagacaaagagaagatTTTAATCATCTACACAGCCACAGTCAAGGCTTACACTTGTCTGCATCATCTTTTAAACTGACCATAAAAGTCTGGTAAGCTGGAGTTCAATGTGCCAACAGCACCTACACAGTTCTGACAACCTAAGAAGAGAAACACAAGTGAGATCTCGGACACACCAGTGCTTACATGCACAGTGGATAACACACATGCAAGACTAACTTTATACTACAAAAATATCATGCAACTCAAGCTGAAGGGTTTTTGTCCACCAATGGGGTGTTTTACCTCTTTGAGTGCAACTACTAATTTTCATTAATCTACATTCTACAGAAAATTATCAAGATGGAAATTGGTAAGTATTGAGTGAAATGAATGGACCAGTATTGGTTTTATTTGAGCAAGAGTTGCATCACAACCATTTCTGATTGTTTTGTACGGCTTATTTTGCTCGGAAATAACTACAGATAGCATAATTTTGTACTTCAATGTTTTTGATATGTTTTGGATGACTTGCATTACTTGATGTTTtgcacagaaaagaaaacaaaaatctaaCAAATGAGTGTTGGGGTTAGTTTTACCT
This window encodes:
- the LOC125901423 gene encoding uncharacterized protein C22orf31-like; the protein is MWKLSLFFSQALLDLTDFQVNQKLFTTLARRTAARRQCPHCRDDQVPTSGPDHQHSAGPAGKHPQKRKRTSVARPPSEPLEAPEVVTSVATPEPSTSAANTASVLNLVPRPSATISSCSSVAPSSQPDDGPLLIHNRTVEAYQCIYHEVVDDMLRDLDGRLHPYSLALGRRIKQRLWERLERPTLTESVSEDGLVRVGALDGVEDHPPLYDVRRTKAPQTATEMS